Proteins encoded within one genomic window of Spiroplasma sabaudiense Ar-1343:
- a CDS encoding restriction endonuclease subunit S: protein MAIYKLGEICFSVSETSKAELPIYTLNTSDLLRNEVNPVFENEKILGQFKKTAKKSDILFSEIRPGNGRWALLNEDLKNCLISTKILVLRCISKIILPKFLYLLITCKINKEIVKIAENRSGTFPQITFTEISRIELEVPSLEEQQNIIDIIEPIEKIERLILEINEKLISLIKNMREKNDFELINNLVVKEKNAKKNINQISAKILKKQNPVISGFEQPNTYKTNSFYAPQGTFLFCSIRTYQKKFGIMPYEADYNGTLFAYKVIKNQTSLLHSLLNNKIWLDFDSLSKGTKMPVLSEEDFLKKIKIPLVEFEIKNIFDFFIKINRTLLKIEYLKNNLIKILIK, encoded by the coding sequence ATGGCTATTTATAAACTTGGTGAAATTTGTTTTTCAGTAAGCGAAACTTCAAAAGCAGAATTACCAATTTACACTTTAAATACATCGGACTTACTTAGAAATGAAGTGAATCCTGTATTTGAAAATGAGAAAATTCTAGGTCAATTTAAGAAAACTGCGAAAAAGTCTGACATACTTTTTTCCGAAATAAGACCAGGCAATGGGAGATGAGCTTTACTAAATGAGGATTTAAAAAATTGTTTAATATCTACTAAAATTTTAGTTTTAAGGTGTATTTCTAAAATCATTTTACCTAAATTTCTTTATTTATTAATTACTTGTAAAATAAATAAAGAAATTGTTAAAATAGCAGAGAATAGAAGTGGAACTTTTCCTCAAATAACTTTTACAGAGATTTCTAGAATTGAATTAGAAGTACCTTCACTAGAGGAACAACAAAATATAATTGACATTATTGAACCAATTGAAAAAATTGAACGTTTAATTTTGGAAATTAATGAAAAGTTAATTAGTTTAATTAAAAATATGAGAGAGAAAAATGATTTCGAATTAATAAATAATCTAGTAGTGAAAGAGAAAAATGCTAAAAAAAATATAAATCAAATTTCTGCGAAGATTCTAAAAAAACAAAATCCAGTCATAAGTGGTTTTGAGCAACCTAATACATATAAAACTAATAGTTTTTATGCACCGCAAGGAACTTTTTTATTTTGTTCAATAAGAACTTATCAAAAAAAATTTGGAATTATGCCATATGAAGCCGATTATAATGGAACATTATTTGCATATAAGGTAATAAAAAATCAAACCTCATTGCTCCATTCTCTATTAAATAATAAAATTTGACTTGATTTTGATAGTTTATCAAAAGGAACAAAAATGCCGGTTCTCTCTGAAGAAGACTTCCTCAAAAAAATAAAAATACCTCTAGTAGAGTTTGAAATTAAAAATATTTTTGATTTTTTTATTAAAATAAATAGAACACTATTAAAGATTGAATATTTAAAAAATAATCTAATAAAAATTCTTATAAAATAA
- a CDS encoding restriction endonuclease subunit S: MAIYKLGEISIMCRGGGKFQKKDLKKTGEFLALHYGKTYKCELVDESFPHKVDKKFYHEKSVINQSTVLVSTSETIKDLGHSYFINSSIYGILGGEQISIKGIENFIIDKFLFYLIKKNKNKFHKYATGLKVFRIKIVDIREIIFNVPSLEEQQNIIDIIEPIESLFLKFSQCVRIDTFDNTKKDLKNIIDIIEPIEKIESYIIKIINLIKNYLVSYYNSINTEEVFFYDIITLQNNKWNEQSEYIATNAIGEFSIDLNKIIDINSIKPSRADVSPANNSFIISKLLGENKVFYFSKAPEEVFSTGFFNFQTLYNDQIAGFLMSKHFKEQKEKLSSGTTMQAINLSNLKLIKMKKPLQYNEQNIVDKIEKLISIKNKLNLLKERLIKLLIK; this comes from the coding sequence ATGGCTATTTATAAACTTGGTGAAATTTCTATAATGTGCAGGGGCGGAGGAAAATTTCAAAAAAAAGACCTTAAAAAGACCGGTGAGTTTCTAGCTCTTCACTATGGCAAGACATACAAATGTGAATTAGTTGATGAAAGCTTCCCTCATAAGGTAGATAAAAAATTTTATCATGAAAAATCTGTCATTAATCAATCAACGGTTTTAGTTTCTACGTCCGAGACAATTAAAGATTTAGGACACTCATATTTTATAAACTCCAGTATATATGGAATATTGGGGGGTGAGCAAATATCGATAAAAGGTATCGAAAATTTTATTATCGATAAATTCCTATTTTATTTGATTAAAAAAAATAAAAACAAATTTCATAAATATGCAACTGGATTAAAAGTTTTTAGAATAAAAATTGTAGATATAAGGGAAATTATTTTTAATGTACCTTCACTAGAGGAACAACAAAATATAATTGACATTATTGAACCAATTGAAAGTTTATTTTTAAAATTCTCACAATGCGTTAGAATTGATACTTTTGATAATACAAAAAAAGATTTAAAAAATATAATTGACATTATTGAACCAATTGAAAAAATTGAATCTTATATAATTAAAATTATTAATTTAATCAAAAACTATTTAGTTAGTTATTATAATTCAATAAATACCGAAGAAGTGTTTTTCTATGATATTATCACTTTACAAAATAATAAGTGAAATGAACAAAGTGAATATATAGCAACTAATGCGATTGGCGAATTTTCAATTGACTTAAATAAAATTATTGATATTAATTCAATCAAACCTTCCAGGGCTGATGTTTCACCCGCCAATAACAGTTTTATTATTTCTAAGTTACTCGGTGAAAATAAGGTGTTTTATTTTTCTAAAGCTCCCGAGGAAGTATTCTCAACAGGTTTTTTTAACTTTCAGACCTTATATAATGATCAAATAGCTGGATTTTTAATGTCAAAACACTTCAAAGAGCAAAAAGAAAAGCTTTCTTCAGGCACAACAATGCAAGCAATAAATTTATCTAATTTAAAACTAATTAAAATGAAAAAACCCCTTCAATATAATGAACAAAATATTGTAGACAAAATCGAAAAGTTGATTTCAATTAAAAACAAATTAAACTTACTTAAGGAAAGATTAATAAAATTGCTTATAAAATAG
- a CDS encoding type I restriction-modification system subunit M — MAKSINDIESKLWAAADTLRGNMSAEEYMHTILGILSLKYISDRNLFGIKKLSEEGLSLDFVEPEEFYYRYNAFIVPEKASWNYVMKFANSPSLGEVIDNAFIELEDNNEMLRGIFNKNFNKEGVDQIKLGGVIKIFSDEDFSHQEDEDIIGRIYEYFLGKFFRDRGQSGGEFYTPTSIVKLMVNLIKPVRGTIYDPACGSGGILVQSKRYIESHGGKMEDITAYGQEYNNVTWKLAKLNLVLNGFPIVDTEGNGVIGQRSADTFADDQHKNKKFDFVMANPPFNVKKWGAENLQEDPRFKWGIPPQGNANYAWLSHMVSKLSTKGKAAIVLANGSLSSSNQEKLMREAFVNDNKVDAIIELPDKLFYTTGIPACIWIFNNSKVNENILMINASKMEGNMISKKLRELKDEDIDILSKFYEKHQKGEQVNQLGVAKTITKNDLKDNDFSFVPGRYVGSEEEIIDKAELKEEIKKIAEELTGLLKEFSDMIPEVESSIKKALEYEE, encoded by the coding sequence ATGGCAAAGTCAATTAATGATATAGAATCAAAATTATGAGCTGCAGCTGATACCCTAAGAGGAAATATGTCAGCGGAAGAATATATGCATACAATTTTAGGAATTCTATCACTTAAATATATTTCAGACCGTAATCTATTTGGAATTAAAAAATTATCAGAGGAGGGGTTGTCTTTAGACTTTGTAGAACCCGAAGAATTTTATTATAGATATAATGCTTTTATAGTTCCTGAAAAAGCTTCTTGAAATTATGTTATGAAATTTGCAAATTCCCCATCCCTTGGAGAAGTAATTGATAACGCTTTTATTGAACTAGAAGATAATAACGAAATGTTAAGAGGAATTTTCAATAAAAACTTCAACAAAGAAGGGGTCGACCAAATTAAACTTGGTGGAGTTATAAAGATATTTTCAGATGAGGATTTTTCTCACCAAGAAGACGAAGATATTATTGGAAGAATTTATGAATATTTTCTAGGGAAATTCTTTAGAGACAGAGGACAGAGTGGGGGAGAATTCTATACTCCAACTTCAATTGTTAAACTAATGGTTAATTTAATTAAACCTGTTAGAGGAACGATTTACGATCCAGCTTGTGGATCTGGAGGAATTCTTGTTCAATCGAAAAGATATATTGAATCTCATGGTGGAAAAATGGAAGACATAACAGCCTATGGTCAAGAATATAATAATGTTACTTGAAAATTGGCAAAATTAAATTTAGTATTAAATGGTTTTCCAATTGTTGACACTGAGGGTAATGGGGTGATTGGTCAAAGATCTGCGGATACTTTTGCTGATGATCAACACAAAAACAAAAAATTTGATTTTGTTATGGCCAATCCACCTTTTAATGTAAAAAAATGGGGCGCTGAAAATCTTCAAGAAGACCCAAGGTTTAAATGAGGAATTCCTCCCCAAGGTAATGCTAACTATGCTTGACTATCACACATGGTATCTAAATTATCAACAAAAGGTAAAGCTGCCATTGTTTTAGCTAATGGTTCGCTTTCTTCATCAAATCAAGAAAAACTAATGCGAGAAGCATTTGTGAATGATAATAAAGTTGACGCTATTATAGAGTTGCCAGATAAGTTATTTTACACAACAGGAATTCCAGCGTGTATTTGAATTTTTAACAATAGCAAAGTGAATGAAAACATTTTGATGATTAATGCCTCTAAAATGGAGGGCAATATGATTTCTAAAAAACTTAGGGAGTTAAAAGATGAAGACATTGATATCCTCTCTAAGTTCTATGAAAAACACCAAAAAGGAGAACAAGTAAATCAACTTGGGGTAGCTAAAACTATAACAAAAAATGACTTAAAAGACAATGACTTTTCTTTTGTTCCGGGAAGATATGTCGGTTCTGAAGAGGAAATCATTGATAAAGCAGAATTAAAAGAGGAAATCAAAAAGATAGCAGAAGAATTAACTGGACTTCTAAAAGAGTTTAGTGATATGATTCCTGAAGTGGAATCTTCAATAAAAAAAGCCTTAGAATACGAAGAATAA
- a CDS encoding tyrosine-type recombinase/integrase yields the protein MKIENFLNFLILNMYSKNTVKTYTSVLNRYLYVFNDVKKIKHIISNYFNSPNTAWTHFNIICSYMNWSKDKRIKELKQFKLPRIPKIYRAVFNKEFLLKKTLINEFDSKSLVQKKLLMKFLFETGIRAEELKKIIEINRKTIVIIGKGNKIREIFHCFETTEKLEKFTLTTKTLRAWVKEILGSEFTPHSIRRSHATHLLTHGASPKMVMLQLGHEKIETTFRYLNLSVEDNWKIYSGYI from the coding sequence ATGAAAATAGAAAATTTCTTGAATTTCTTAATTTTAAATATGTACAGTAAAAATACTGTAAAAACTTATACAAGTGTTTTAAATAGGTATCTTTACGTATTTAATGACGTGAAAAAAATAAAACATATCATTTCAAATTATTTTAATTCACCCAATACAGCATGAACACACTTTAATATAATTTGCTCTTATATGAATTGATCGAAGGACAAACGGATAAAGGAACTTAAACAATTTAAATTACCAAGGATTCCAAAAATATATAGGGCGGTTTTTAATAAGGAATTTTTATTAAAAAAAACATTAATTAACGAATTTGATTCAAAAAGTTTAGTTCAAAAAAAACTTTTAATGAAATTTTTGTTTGAGACAGGCATCAGAGCTGAAGAACTTAAAAAAATCATTGAAATAAATCGTAAAACAATCGTAATTATTGGAAAGGGAAATAAAATTAGAGAAATATTTCACTGTTTTGAAACAACCGAAAAACTTGAGAAGTTTACTCTAACAACTAAAACATTAAGGGCTTGGGTCAAAGAAATTTTGGGTAGTGAGTTTACCCCACATTCAATAAGAAGATCCCATGCGACACATTTACTTACTCATGGTGCCAGTCCAAAAATGGTTATGTTGCAACTTGGTCATGAAAAAATAGAAACAACTTTTAGATATCTTAATCTATCGGTAGAAGATAATTGAAAAATTTACAGTGGTTACATTTAA